A section of the Rhizomicrobium sp. genome encodes:
- a CDS encoding glycoside hydrolase/phage tail family protein, with product MASLVLGIAGSALGGSLFGGLSFLGVTGAQLGGALGALAGSEIDAALAPGRHTNGPRLADTSLQASTEGAPIPRLYGRVRLAGQVIWASRYKETATTTSSGGGKGIGAPSVATTDYTYSISFAVGLCAGATRIGRVWADGNLLDLSKVMLRFHSGDAAQVADPSIADIEGAGNAPAFRDLAYVVFEDFALADFGNRIPQLSFEVFRTLGDPGALESGLTGVALIPGAGEFAYDATIVSEDDGEGSTVAQNAHNSAGTADIDASLDELTALAPNLGAVSLVTGWFASDLRAGTCTIRPGVETAAKTTYPETWSVNGIARGAAHVVSQLGGVPAYGGTPSDGSIVSAIQNLKARGLRVMLCPFLFMDIAPGNTLTDPYTGAAGQPAFPWRGRITCAPAPGVAGSPDRTAAAATQVSAFFGTATAANFAVSGTTVAWTGGADWGLRRMILHYAKLAAAAGGVDAFLIGSELRGLTRVRDSATHYPAVAALKTLAADVRAILPAAKLGYAADWSEYNNHQTGGGALLFNLDPLWSDPNIDFVGIDNYLPLADWRDGTAHLDYDPDGPTAITDPAYLAANIRGGEDYDWYYASDADRAAQTRTPIADGLGKPFVWRAKDLWNWWGSAHYDRPTGAEAASPTAWTPQGKPIWFTELGCPAIDKGANQPNVFFDPKSAESALPYFSTGARDDLVQRRFLEAHFAFWNAPANNPASSHYAGRMVDTSNIYVWCWDARPYPFFPALSTVWGDAANWRLGHWLNGRLGAVPLGAIVADVCAAANFSGTDTSGLDGLVTGFAVTDTMSARDALDPLAAAFHFDAAESEGWIRFAMRGRPTAPSVVEDDLALPDDADGLGFSLVRAQETDLPNVSRIAYIDADADYRQASVEARRLVTRSDRVASSRLPLVMDQGQAIGIGERLLQDAWTMRESATLALPPSRLALDPTDEIVFTAGGRAHRLRLTQIDDAASRAIEAVATDPSLYEALTGPSRGPLAAQSLAQPGRALAVFLDLPLLTGKEIPHAPTVAAFAAPWPGAIQILKSVSDANFTLSRVLARAATLGRTTADFHSGPVWRWDRVNALRVRLAAGTLAAQDDLAVLGGANALAVQNADGQWEIVQFAAAQLTAPNEWTLTRLLRGQAGTESAMRDPVAAGARVVLLDGATQQLDLAQNEATLPFFYAWGPPGKPLSDPSWQMAQMQFEGVGLRPLSPVHLATHWSSGNLVLSWIRRTRLGGDNWDQTDVPLAEESERYDIEILDGGGHVIRTVPANPAASYAYTAAQIAADFPSGLPRPFRFAVYQLSAAFGRGVGTRL from the coding sequence ATGGCCTCTCTCGTTCTGGGAATCGCCGGCTCGGCGCTGGGCGGGTCGCTGTTCGGCGGCCTCAGCTTTCTCGGCGTGACGGGCGCGCAGCTCGGCGGCGCGTTGGGCGCGCTCGCCGGCAGCGAGATCGACGCCGCGCTGGCGCCCGGCCGCCACACCAACGGCCCGCGCCTCGCCGACACCTCGCTGCAAGCCTCGACCGAGGGCGCGCCGATCCCGCGCCTCTATGGCCGCGTGCGGCTGGCGGGGCAGGTGATCTGGGCCAGCCGCTACAAGGAAACCGCGACCACCACGTCGAGCGGCGGCGGCAAGGGCATCGGCGCGCCCTCGGTAGCCACGACGGACTACACCTATTCCATCTCCTTCGCGGTCGGGCTGTGCGCCGGCGCGACCCGCATCGGCCGGGTGTGGGCCGACGGCAATCTGCTCGATCTGTCGAAGGTCATGCTGCGCTTTCATTCCGGCGACGCGGCGCAGGTGGCCGATCCCTCGATCGCCGACATCGAGGGTGCCGGCAACGCGCCGGCCTTCCGCGATCTCGCCTATGTCGTGTTCGAGGATTTTGCCCTCGCCGATTTCGGCAACCGCATCCCGCAGCTTTCCTTCGAGGTCTTCCGCACGCTGGGCGACCCGGGCGCGCTCGAGAGCGGGCTGACCGGAGTCGCGCTGATCCCTGGCGCCGGCGAGTTCGCCTATGACGCCACGATCGTCAGCGAGGACGACGGCGAAGGCTCCACCGTGGCGCAGAACGCGCACAATTCCGCCGGCACCGCCGACATCGACGCCTCGCTCGACGAATTGACCGCGTTGGCGCCCAATCTCGGCGCGGTGTCGCTCGTCACCGGCTGGTTCGCGAGCGATTTGCGCGCCGGCACCTGCACGATCAGGCCGGGCGTCGAGACCGCGGCGAAGACCACCTATCCCGAGACCTGGAGCGTGAACGGCATCGCGCGCGGCGCCGCGCATGTGGTGAGCCAGCTCGGCGGCGTTCCCGCCTATGGCGGCACGCCGTCCGACGGCTCCATTGTCAGCGCCATCCAGAATCTGAAAGCGCGCGGGCTTCGCGTCATGCTGTGTCCCTTCCTGTTCATGGACATCGCGCCGGGCAACACGCTGACCGATCCCTATACCGGCGCAGCCGGCCAGCCGGCTTTCCCCTGGCGCGGCCGCATCACCTGCGCGCCGGCGCCGGGCGTGGCGGGTTCGCCCGACCGGACCGCCGCCGCCGCGACGCAGGTGAGCGCTTTCTTCGGCACAGCGACGGCCGCGAACTTCGCGGTAAGCGGCACCACGGTCGCCTGGACCGGCGGCGCCGATTGGGGCTTGCGCCGGATGATCCTGCACTACGCCAAGCTTGCCGCCGCGGCCGGCGGCGTCGACGCCTTCCTGATCGGCAGCGAATTGCGCGGCCTTACCCGCGTGCGCGACAGCGCCACGCATTATCCCGCCGTCGCGGCGCTGAAGACGCTTGCCGCCGACGTGCGCGCGATCCTGCCCGCGGCCAAGCTCGGCTATGCCGCCGATTGGAGCGAATACAACAATCACCAGACGGGTGGCGGCGCGCTGCTGTTCAACCTCGATCCTTTGTGGTCGGACCCCAACATCGATTTCGTCGGTATCGACAATTACCTGCCCCTCGCCGATTGGCGCGACGGCACCGCGCATCTCGACTACGATCCCGATGGCCCCACCGCGATCACCGACCCCGCCTATCTCGCCGCCAATATCCGCGGCGGCGAGGACTACGACTGGTACTACGCCTCCGACGCCGACCGCGCGGCGCAGACCCGCACGCCGATCGCCGACGGTCTCGGCAAGCCCTTTGTGTGGCGCGCGAAGGATCTGTGGAACTGGTGGGGCAGCGCGCATTACGACCGCCCGACGGGCGCCGAAGCCGCGTCGCCCACCGCCTGGACGCCGCAGGGCAAGCCGATCTGGTTCACCGAGCTCGGATGCCCCGCCATCGACAAGGGCGCCAATCAGCCCAACGTGTTCTTCGATCCCAAATCGGCGGAAAGCGCGCTGCCTTACTTCTCGACCGGCGCGCGCGACGACCTGGTCCAGCGCCGCTTCCTGGAAGCGCATTTCGCGTTCTGGAACGCGCCCGCGAACAACCCCGCCTCGTCGCACTATGCCGGCCGCATGGTGGACACGTCCAACATATATGTGTGGTGCTGGGACGCGCGGCCCTATCCGTTCTTCCCCGCGCTCTCCACCGTGTGGGGCGATGCCGCGAACTGGCGGCTGGGCCATTGGCTGAATGGGCGGCTCGGCGCCGTGCCGCTCGGCGCCATCGTCGCCGATGTCTGCGCCGCGGCGAACTTCTCCGGAACCGACACCTCGGGCCTCGACGGCCTCGTGACCGGCTTCGCCGTCACCGACACGATGAGCGCGCGCGACGCGCTGGACCCGCTCGCCGCCGCCTTTCATTTCGACGCCGCCGAGAGCGAGGGCTGGATCCGTTTCGCGATGCGCGGCCGCCCCACGGCGCCATCCGTCGTCGAAGACGATCTGGCGCTCCCCGACGATGCCGACGGGCTCGGCTTCTCCCTGGTCCGCGCCCAGGAGACCGACCTGCCGAACGTCTCGCGCATCGCCTATATCGACGCCGACGCCGATTACCGCCAGGCCAGCGTCGAAGCGCGCCGCCTCGTCACCCGCTCCGACCGCGTGGCGAGTTCGCGCCTGCCCCTCGTGATGGACCAGGGCCAGGCCATCGGCATCGGCGAGCGTCTGTTGCAGGATGCCTGGACGATGCGCGAAAGCGCGACGCTGGCGCTGCCGCCCTCGCGTCTCGCGCTCGATCCGACGGACGAGATCGTCTTCACCGCCGGCGGCCGCGCCCATCGCCTGCGCCTCACCCAGATCGACGACGCGGCCTCGCGCGCCATCGAGGCGGTGGCGACCGATCCCTCGCTCTACGAAGCGCTGACCGGTCCGTCGCGCGGCCCGCTCGCGGCGCAGAGCCTTGCCCAGCCCGGCCGCGCGCTCGCGGTCTTCCTCGACCTGCCGCTGCTCACCGGCAAGGAAATACCGCACGCGCCGACCGTAGCCGCCTTCGCCGCGCCCTGGCCGGGCGCCATCCAGATCCTCAAAAGCGTGAGCGATGCGAATTTCACGCTCAGCCGCGTGCTGGCCAGGGCCGCCACCCTCGGCCGCACCACCGCCGATTTCCATTCCGGGCCTGTGTGGCGCTGGGACCGGGTGAACGCGCTGCGCGTCCGCCTCGCCGCCGGCACGCTTGCCGCCCAGGACGATCTCGCCGTGCTCGGCGGCGCCAACGCGCTCGCCGTCCAGAACGCGGACGGCCAATGGGAGATCGTGCAATTCGCCGCCGCCCAACTCACCGCGCCGAACGAATGGACGCTGACGCGCCTGCTCCGCGGCCAGGCCGGAACGGAAAGCGCGATGCGCGACCCGGTCGCCGCCGGGGCGCGCGTCGTCCTCCTGGACGGCGCGACGCAGCAGCTCGACCTGGCGCAGAACGAGGCGACGCTGCCCTTCTTCTATGCCTGGGGTCCGCCGGGAAAGCCGCTGTCCGATCCCTCCTGGCAGATGGCGCAGATGCAGTTCGAAGGCGTCGGCCTGCGCCCGCTGTCGCCCGTCCACCTCGCCACGCATTGGAGTTCGGGCAATCTCGTCCTGTCCTGGATCCGCCGCACGCGGCTGGGCGGCGACAATTGGGACCAGACCGACGTTCCCCTCGCCGAGGAGAGCGAGCGCTACGACATCGAGATTCTCGATGGCGGCGGCCACGTCATCCGAACGGTCCCGGCCAATCCCGCCGCGAGCTATGCCTACACCGCCGCCCAGATCGCCGCCGATTTCCCGTCCGGCCTTCCCAGGCCGTTCCGCTTCGCCGTCTACCAGCTCAGCGCCGCTTTCGGCCGCGGAGTCGGCACACGCCTCTGA
- a CDS encoding DUF2163 domain-containing protein, which translates to MKTLSPALQSHLSSGATTLCWCWKIVRRDGAVLGFTDHDLPVTFDAVVYQAVAGFTASDVQSTLGLAVDNLTVAGALSSATLNETDLAAGLYDDADIEVWRVNWAAPEQRVLMRKGSLGEVKRGKTAFSCEVRGLAHRLNQPVGRVYGYSCDADLGDTRCGKDISGTAFTASATVLAVIDNRRFTTAGLGAYAAGWFSGGRLAFTSGANDGRAMEIKRHAAGSIELWQAMSEAIAPGDGFTLSAGCDKQFSTCKAKFANGVNFRGFPFMPGNDAALAPPTQSQPLDGGSRYGN; encoded by the coding sequence ATGAAGACTCTCTCCCCCGCCCTCCAATCCCATCTCTCCTCGGGCGCCACGACTCTGTGCTGGTGCTGGAAGATCGTCCGCCGCGACGGCGCCGTGCTCGGCTTCACCGACCACGACCTGCCCGTGACCTTCGATGCCGTCGTCTACCAGGCCGTCGCCGGCTTCACCGCCAGCGACGTGCAGTCGACGCTTGGCCTCGCCGTCGACAACCTCACCGTCGCCGGAGCACTGAGTTCGGCAACGCTGAACGAGACGGACCTCGCCGCGGGCCTCTACGACGATGCGGACATCGAGGTCTGGCGCGTCAACTGGGCCGCGCCGGAGCAGCGCGTCCTGATGCGCAAGGGCAGCCTGGGCGAGGTCAAGCGCGGCAAGACCGCTTTCTCCTGCGAGGTGCGCGGCCTGGCGCATCGGCTGAACCAGCCGGTGGGCCGCGTCTACGGCTATTCCTGCGACGCCGACCTCGGCGACACGCGCTGCGGCAAAGACATCTCGGGCACGGCGTTCACCGCCTCGGCCACGGTGCTCGCCGTCATCGACAATCGCCGTTTCACCACGGCGGGCCTTGGCGCCTATGCCGCCGGCTGGTTCAGCGGCGGCAGGCTTGCCTTCACCTCGGGCGCCAATGACGGCCGCGCGATGGAGATAAAGCGCCACGCGGCCGGCTCGATCGAGCTCTGGCAGGCGATGAGCGAGGCCATCGCGCCCGGCGACGGCTTCACGCTGAGCGCCGGCTGCGACAAGCAGTTTTCGACCTGCAAGGCGAAATTCGCCAACGGCGTCAATTTCCGCGGCTTCCCCTTCATGCCCGGCAACGACGCCGCCCTGGCGCCGCCCACCCAGTCGCAACCGCTCGATGGAGGCAGCCGCTATGGCAACTGA
- a CDS encoding DUF2460 domain-containing protein, protein MTFHEIRFPTALAFHSTGGPERKTEIVTLGSGFEERNAVWANSRRRYDAGYGVRSLGDLHAVIAFFEARQGRLYGFRFKDGSDFKSCAPDGSASPFDQALGTGDGHATVFQLAKAYPSGPASWTRVIAKPVAGTVRVAVAGVERMSGFTVDTTTGLVTFAAAPTGTLTAGFEFDVPVRFDTDRLSINLSSFAAGEIPSIPLVEIRI, encoded by the coding sequence ATGACCTTCCACGAAATCCGCTTCCCCACCGCGCTCGCCTTCCATTCGACGGGCGGGCCGGAGCGCAAGACCGAGATCGTCACGCTCGGCTCCGGCTTCGAGGAGCGCAATGCGGTGTGGGCCAATTCGCGCCGCCGCTACGACGCCGGCTACGGCGTGCGCTCGCTGGGCGACCTGCACGCCGTCATCGCCTTCTTCGAGGCGCGCCAGGGCCGGCTCTATGGCTTCCGCTTCAAGGATGGGAGCGACTTCAAATCCTGCGCGCCGGACGGGTCCGCGTCCCCGTTCGACCAGGCGCTCGGGACCGGCGACGGGCATGCGACCGTCTTCCAGCTCGCCAAGGCCTATCCCTCGGGTCCGGCGAGCTGGACCCGCGTCATCGCCAAGCCCGTCGCCGGCACCGTCCGCGTCGCGGTCGCCGGCGTCGAACGGATGAGCGGCTTCACGGTCGACACGACGACCGGCCTCGTCACCTTCGCGGCGGCGCCGACCGGCACGCTGACCGCCGGCTTCGAGTTCGACGTACCGGTGCGCTTCGACACCGACCGATTGTCGATCAACCTCTCCAGCTTCGCCGCCGGCGAGATCCCGAGCATTCCGCTGGTGGAGATAAGGATCTGA
- a CDS encoding phage tail tape measure C-terminal domain-containing protein, with product MAETPIDQSLAAAGQALSAFVGGPVQSATGAIETAVTRSFSSVENTIARAVISGKTSMDSLVTSILAGFDRIATTQFIVKPIENVLSSIAGSLLPIGGARAAGGPVDAGTPYLVGEQGPELFVPGASGAIAPNAALGPRAITLNVQTPDAGSFLKSESQVAAMLSRALARGQRNL from the coding sequence ATGGCAGAAACACCCATCGACCAATCCCTCGCAGCCGCGGGGCAGGCGCTCAGCGCTTTCGTGGGCGGGCCGGTGCAGAGCGCGACGGGCGCCATCGAAACCGCGGTGACGCGCAGCTTCTCCTCGGTGGAGAACACGATCGCCCGCGCCGTGATCTCCGGCAAGACCTCGATGGACAGTCTCGTCACTTCGATCCTCGCCGGCTTCGACCGCATCGCCACGACGCAATTCATCGTCAAGCCGATCGAGAACGTCCTGAGCTCGATCGCCGGCTCGCTCTTGCCCATCGGCGGCGCGCGCGCGGCGGGCGGGCCGGTCGATGCCGGCACGCCCTATCTCGTCGGCGAGCAGGGACCGGAGCTGTTCGTGCCGGGCGCGTCGGGCGCCATCGCGCCGAACGCCGCGCTCGGCCCACGCGCCATCACGCTCAACGTACAGACCCCGGATGCGGGAAGCTTCCTGAAATCGGAATCCCAGGTCGCCGCGATGCTGAGCCGCGCCCTGGCGCGCGGGCAGCGGAATCTTTGA
- a CDS encoding GTA-gp10 family protein, protein MPNRIRGEAALAADGKTYRLLLTLGALAEIEDGLGLADLSDVASRLKTVRAADLAVVAAALLRGGGHEFEAADVLRLPCDLGTLVVAVTAAFDAAGLAPSRDTGDTAHPFSGATG, encoded by the coding sequence ATGCCCAACCGCATCCGCGGCGAAGCCGCACTGGCCGCCGATGGGAAGACGTATCGCCTGCTGCTTACGCTCGGCGCGCTGGCCGAGATCGAGGACGGCCTCGGCCTCGCCGACCTTTCCGATGTCGCGTCGCGGTTGAAAACGGTGCGGGCGGCCGATCTCGCCGTGGTCGCGGCGGCACTCCTGCGCGGCGGCGGACATGAGTTCGAAGCAGCCGACGTCCTGCGGCTGCCCTGCGATCTCGGCACGCTCGTCGTAGCCGTCACCGCCGCCTTCGACGCCGCCGGTCTCGCGCCGTCGCGCGACACGGGAGACACCGCCCACCCTTTCTCTGGCGCGACTGGCTGA
- a CDS encoding phage major tail protein, TP901-1 family, translated as MSAQKGKDLLIKIGDGGSPEGFTTVAGLRATQLTFNATTVDITNADSADQWRELLAGGGVKTASVTGSGVFKDAASDAALRTAFFNQAIGNFQLTIPSFGIVTGPFKIASLQYDGPYDGELKISLSLASAGALAFAAI; from the coding sequence ATGTCCGCCCAAAAAGGCAAAGACCTGCTCATCAAGATCGGCGACGGCGGGTCGCCGGAAGGCTTCACGACCGTCGCCGGACTGCGCGCCACCCAGCTTACCTTCAACGCCACGACGGTCGACATCACCAATGCCGATTCCGCCGATCAGTGGCGCGAGCTGCTCGCGGGCGGCGGGGTCAAGACCGCATCCGTCACCGGCTCGGGCGTATTCAAGGACGCGGCGTCGGACGCCGCGCTGCGCACGGCGTTCTTCAACCAGGCCATCGGCAATTTCCAGCTCACCATCCCGAGCTTCGGCATCGTCACCGGCCCGTTCAAGATCGCCTCGCTGCAATATGACGGGCCTTACGACGGCGAATTGAAGATCTCGCTTTCGCTCGCATCCGCCGGCGCGCTGGCGTTCGCGGCGATTTGA
- a CDS encoding ISAs1 family transposase — protein sequence MDSFHEVFGDLPDPRADNARHDLVEVLFIALVGTLCGATSCSDMEEFGLSKEPLLRQILVLEHGIPSHDTFSRVFRMLDPQAFEAAFRTFMAAFGAAAKLGKTKGVVAVDGKSLRRAYEAGQSHMPRLMVTAWGAQTRMALANMLAPDNDEAGTALKLLELVALKGCIVTADALHCHRKMARTIVNRGGDYVLAVKDNQPGLLADAKAALAVLPKDTEPARSRDGHHGRTESRAALVTSAPGMADKHAFPGLKAVARIVCRRGTDKPVERYFLLSRSCTGAELLRIVRAHWGIENQLHWALDVVLDEDLARSRKDNAPQNLAVLRRTALNIARAHPNTKTSLRRKILRAGWDDNFLFDLIRHMR from the coding sequence ATGGACAGCTTCCACGAGGTATTTGGGGACTTGCCCGATCCGCGCGCGGACAATGCGCGCCACGATCTTGTGGAAGTCCTTTTCATCGCCCTGGTTGGGACGCTGTGCGGGGCCACGTCGTGCAGCGACATGGAAGAGTTCGGACTGTCGAAGGAACCGCTTCTTCGGCAAATCCTGGTGCTGGAGCATGGCATTCCGAGCCACGACACCTTCAGCCGGGTGTTCCGGATGCTCGATCCGCAGGCGTTCGAGGCGGCCTTCCGGACGTTCATGGCGGCCTTTGGGGCGGCGGCGAAGCTGGGCAAGACCAAGGGCGTCGTGGCGGTGGACGGCAAGTCGCTGCGCCGCGCCTACGAGGCGGGCCAAAGCCACATGCCGCGGCTGATGGTGACGGCATGGGGCGCCCAGACCCGCATGGCCCTGGCCAACATGCTGGCGCCGGACAACGACGAGGCCGGCACGGCGCTGAAGCTGCTCGAACTGGTGGCGCTGAAGGGCTGCATCGTCACCGCCGACGCGCTGCACTGCCATCGCAAGATGGCCCGGACGATCGTGAACCGCGGCGGCGACTATGTGCTGGCGGTCAAGGACAACCAGCCGGGATTGTTGGCCGATGCCAAGGCAGCCCTGGCGGTGCTGCCCAAGGACACCGAACCGGCCAGGAGCCGGGACGGCCATCACGGCCGCACCGAAAGCCGCGCCGCCCTGGTCACCTCGGCCCCAGGCATGGCCGACAAGCACGCCTTCCCGGGCTTGAAGGCGGTGGCCAGGATCGTCTGCCGCCGCGGCACGGACAAGCCCGTCGAGCGCTACTTCCTGCTGTCGCGCTCCTGCACCGGTGCCGAACTGCTGCGCATCGTGCGGGCCCATTGGGGTATCGAAAACCAGCTCCACTGGGCCCTCGACGTCGTCCTCGACGAGGATCTGGCGCGCAGCCGAAAAGACAACGCGCCGCAAAACCTCGCCGTCCTCAGACGAACCGCACTCAACATCGCAAGAGCACATCCCAATACAAAGACTTCCCTGCGCCGCAAAATCCTCCGCGCAGGATGGGACGACAACTTCCTCTTCGACCTCATCAGACATATGCGATAG
- a CDS encoding DUF3168 domain-containing protein: MSAASWALQQAIFATLSSDSGVTDAVGDRIFDAVPRGSAYPYIVIGDDKESDWSTATEPGSVHALTIHVWSRAAGRRETRLAAEAVIAALNGAELALAGQSLIDLRWLESESTRESDGETVHAQLRFRAVTEPA, encoded by the coding sequence ATGAGCGCCGCGAGCTGGGCCCTGCAACAGGCGATCTTCGCCACGCTGTCGTCCGACAGCGGCGTGACGGACGCGGTGGGCGATCGCATCTTCGACGCGGTGCCGCGCGGCAGCGCCTATCCCTACATCGTCATCGGCGACGACAAGGAAAGCGACTGGTCGACCGCGACCGAACCCGGCAGCGTCCATGCGCTCACGATCCATGTCTGGTCGCGCGCCGCGGGCCGCCGCGAGACGCGGCTGGCCGCCGAGGCGGTGATCGCCGCGCTGAACGGCGCCGAACTCGCGCTCGCCGGCCAGTCGCTGATCGACCTGCGCTGGCTCGAAAGCGAAAGCACCCGCGAGAGCGACGGCGAGACGGTGCATGCGCAGCTCAGATTCCGCGCGGTGACGGAACCGGCGTGA
- a CDS encoding phage head closure protein, which yields MLSTLTQRAALLACTLTPDGGGGFGQAWEAFAAVWIALEPLGAADTVGADHLQSRVRHRITLRRRTDLAAGQRVQVGARLFRVHAVIDEGPRAAAVTLACEELPGDPS from the coding sequence ATGCTCTCCACCCTGACTCAGCGGGCGGCGCTGCTCGCCTGCACGCTCACGCCCGATGGCGGCGGCGGCTTCGGCCAAGCCTGGGAGGCGTTCGCCGCGGTGTGGATCGCGCTCGAACCGCTCGGCGCGGCCGACACGGTCGGCGCCGACCATCTGCAATCGCGCGTCCGCCACCGCATCACCTTGCGCCGCCGCACCGACCTCGCCGCCGGCCAGCGCGTGCAGGTCGGCGCGCGGCTGTTCCGCGTGCACGCCGTGATCGACGAAGGCCCGCGCGCCGCCGCCGTCACGCTGGCCTGCGAAGAACTTCCCGGAGATCCGTCATGA
- a CDS encoding head-tail connector protein, with the protein MPLTLTTPPALEPVTLADAKAHLKVDTTDDDALIAAMITAARARAEWHTGRALITQGWTLHLDCWPQSGIVEIPLPPLQSVTSVTTYGRDDVATVLSATLYTVDAASAPARLALKTGVPPPADLRRVNALAIAFTAGYGGAASDVPGLLKEAILELTAFLYENRGEAPAELPPAALALLAPFRVLKL; encoded by the coding sequence ATGCCCCTCACCCTCACCACGCCGCCCGCGCTCGAGCCCGTCACCCTCGCCGATGCCAAGGCGCATCTGAAGGTCGACACGACCGACGACGACGCGCTGATCGCGGCGATGATCACCGCCGCGCGGGCCCGCGCCGAATGGCACACCGGCCGCGCCCTGATCACCCAGGGCTGGACGCTGCATCTGGATTGCTGGCCTCAGAGCGGCATCGTCGAGATACCGCTGCCGCCGCTGCAAAGCGTGACATCGGTCACGACCTATGGCCGCGACGACGTCGCGACGGTCCTGAGCGCCACGCTCTACACCGTCGACGCGGCATCCGCGCCGGCGCGTCTCGCGCTCAAGACCGGTGTGCCGCCGCCGGCGGATTTGCGCCGCGTCAACGCGCTCGCCATCGCCTTCACCGCCGGCTATGGCGGCGCCGCATCGGATGTGCCGGGCCTATTGAAGGAAGCGATCCTCGAACTCACCGCCTTTCTCTATGAGAACCGCGGCGAGGCCCCGGCCGAACTGCCGCCCGCGGCGCTGGCGCTGCTGGCGCCGTTCCGTGTGCTGAAGCTTTAG
- a CDS encoding phage major capsid protein encodes MNYETKAATPEVKDAFDDFLQAFAQFKDANDERLAALERRSADVVTEEKVDRINKALDEQKRLLDTLTLEAGRPALGAERKSQTDRDVLERKSAFDRYVRKGDANGLDALELKSSFSAGSNADGGYTVPLEIETAIDSVLIKASPIRAIATVRQIGGTTYRKPIATNGPATGWVAETAARPQTDTPTLAVIDFPTMELYAMPAATPHLLDDSAVDIEQWLASEVQLVFAQQEGAAFVGGNGTTQPKGFLSETIVADASWAWTKLGYVASGADGAFAASNPTDTLVNLAYAPKQAYRANGTWVMNRKTESVIRKFKDSTGNYIWQPGAAAGQPPTLMGYPVAEAEDMPDIASASYAIAFGDFARGYLVVDRIGIRTLRDPYSAKPYVLFYTTKRVGGAVQNYEAIKLMKFSVS; translated from the coding sequence ATGAACTATGAAACCAAAGCCGCGACGCCGGAGGTCAAGGACGCCTTCGACGATTTCCTGCAGGCCTTCGCGCAATTCAAGGACGCCAACGACGAACGCCTGGCCGCGCTCGAACGCCGCTCGGCCGATGTCGTCACCGAAGAGAAGGTCGACCGCATCAACAAGGCGCTGGACGAGCAGAAGCGCCTGCTCGACACGCTGACGCTGGAGGCCGGCCGCCCCGCGCTGGGCGCCGAGCGCAAATCGCAGACCGATCGCGACGTCCTCGAACGCAAATCCGCCTTCGACCGCTATGTCCGCAAGGGCGACGCGAACGGCCTGGACGCGCTGGAGCTGAAATCGTCCTTCTCCGCCGGCTCCAACGCCGACGGCGGCTACACCGTGCCGCTGGAGATCGAGACCGCCATCGATTCGGTCCTGATCAAGGCGTCGCCGATCCGCGCCATCGCGACCGTCCGCCAGATCGGCGGCACCACCTATCGCAAGCCGATCGCCACCAACGGTCCCGCCACCGGCTGGGTGGCGGAGACGGCGGCGCGGCCGCAGACCGACACGCCGACCCTGGCGGTGATCGATTTCCCGACCATGGAGCTCTACGCCATGCCGGCCGCGACGCCGCATCTGCTCGACGATTCCGCCGTGGATATCGAGCAATGGCTCGCCTCGGAGGTGCAGCTCGTCTTCGCGCAGCAGGAAGGCGCCGCCTTCGTCGGCGGCAACGGCACGACGCAGCCCAAGGGCTTCCTGTCGGAGACCATCGTTGCCGATGCGAGCTGGGCCTGGACCAAGCTCGGCTATGTCGCGTCGGGCGCGGACGGCGCCTTCGCCGCCTCGAACCCGACCGACACGCTGGTCAATCTCGCCTATGCGCCCAAGCAGGCCTATCGCGCCAACGGCACCTGGGTGATGAACCGCAAGACCGAGAGCGTGATCCGCAAGTTCAAGGACTCGACGGGCAACTACATCTGGCAGCCCGGCGCCGCCGCCGGCCAGCCGCCGACGCTGATGGGCTATCCGGTGGCGGAAGCGGAGGACATGCCCGACATCGCCTCGGCGAGCTACGCCATCGCGTTCGGCGATTTCGCGCGCGGCTATCTGGTGGTCGACCGCATCGGCATCCGCACCCTGCGCGATCCCTATTCGGCCAAGCCCTATGTGCTGTTCTACACGACCAAGCGCGTCGGCGGCGCCGTGCAGAACTACGAGGCGATCAAGCTGATGAAGTTCAGCGTGTCGTAA